The sequence GCAATGGAAGAAGGATTAAGATTCGCCATCAGAGAAGGTGGAAGAACGGTTGCTTCTGGTGTAGTTGCTACTATTACTAAGTAGTCTTACTGTATAAATTTACATAAAAGTATTTACATATGTGGAATAATGTGGTATAAATAAGTGATATAAAATTTAAAATATTGTGGAGGTAAATTAAATGAAAAAATTATTCGGGTTATTAGCTTTAATGACAGTTATATCGGGTGTATCTGTCGCTGACGATTTTACTAATTTAAACTTAGATTCTCACTGGAGAGCTTTACATGGAGGATTAAGAAATAGAACTCACATGACTGGTCAAGAAATGAGAAACGAGTTTTCTGGTAAATTAACTTTAGATGATGAGTGGCAAGGGTTAAGCTTTAACTTTGATTTCTTAAAGAAAGATTTTTATACTAGAAATGGAAGCCATAATGGTAATGGTTGGAATAATGATGTATATTTATCAAAAGATTTTTCAAAAGGTTCATTTGTTGGAGATATGAAATTAGGATGGAAATATGAAGGATATACAGATCAAGGACATGGAAATGAATTCTATTTTGGACCAACTGTAGGATTTAAATTATTAGGACAAGAGGGGACTTTCTCAGCTCAGTTCGTATATTATAATGACGTAAACAGCCAGAAAAACTTAGGATTAACTGGTATAGAAGAAAAAGTATACGCTAGACATTATAAAGATGCTGGTACAGAAGGTATTGGAGGAAACTTTGATTTTAACTTCAATGGAACAATCATGGAAGGAAGATTCGGAACAGTTTCTTATAACTTAGATCTTAAAAACCACTTAAGAGACGCTACTAATACAAAAGATACAGCTTCAGATGGTAGAAATACAGTATACTTAGATTATGATGGTGTAATTTCTTATGATTCACCTAGATTCTATGGATTTGGTGTAGGATTAGACATCGAAAATGAGTATGAAATGCAAACAGGTAACGGATGGTATAACAATGGATTCTATTTAAGTCCAAAAGCTTCATTCAAGCACACATTCGATACTTCAGTAGGAAAAATTGCTGTAATGCCTTATGTTAAATGGGATGCAATTGACCAACAAAGAGGAGAAGCTGCTGGAAGCGATGATACTTATTCAGGATACGGAGATACTAAGTTAAGAGCAGGATTAAATATCTCTCTAGACAGAACAGGATTATAATAATAATTTATATAAAAAACAGGTTTGAAAAAACCTGTTTTTTTATTTTATAAAATTTTAATAGATATAATTAATTAGAAAAATGAAATAATGGGAGAAGATAAAAGTGAGAATGGGCTATTCATATAATATTATTAATTCGTAGTTTTTTATACTTAGCGAGTTTTAACGATCAAAAGCCAAAAAAATCCTTATAATGCGTCTCTTTAACTTATTATGAAGTGTTGTTATCTAATTTTACTTATACAGGTAATATTTATGATAATAAGAATTAATTTATACAAAAAAAGAAAAGAATATAATAAATTGCTAGATACTTAAATATATGTAAATAATAAAAAAATAAATATTGCAATAAAATAAAAAATTATTAATCTTGAAATTGATACCCGAGCTTCGGCAAATGGCAAAAAAAGGTAAAGTTTTGTTAATTTTACTTTGAGAAATAAAAAAGATAATGTATTTTTGGAGAGCAGAACTTAATTTAATTAAATGCTTAAAAATAATTCTGTTTGAAAAATATAATTTATTAAAGTAGCAATATTTATATTAATAAAATAAGAAACACAGGCTTAGTTAGGAAAAGACAAGAAAATATATAAATAGTTCTCAATACATTTGTACATAAAAAAGTCAGGCCTACCAAACCTGATTTTGAATAAAAAATTATTATTATCTTTTCTAGCATAGTTATCATACAATTTTTGCCTTTGAATAAACTCATAAATATCTTAGTTAAATCTTTGTGATTCAATTTTTGGAAAAAATAAAAGATATCCCTTGAAAATCAATGGTTAATAAACTCTCTTTAATTGAATGACGACAAAATTATCGGTGTATATAAAGTAGGAACAAATAATTTTAGTGATAGAAAATCATACAAATTGTATTTAATCAGAAAAATATTTCGGTAAAATTAGGTTTGATTTGACATAAAATAGAAAAATGATAAAATATATTGTAGTAAAAAATTGGAATGAAAAAGGAGAAGAATTTTGGCTGGAAACAGAATAATTTGCGAAAAGAATAATGTAGATTACATAACCATACGTAAGGCAATGTGTCAAGACGCCAGAACAAAGGAAGAAGTGAGGGAAATAGCAGGGGTTTGTCTTGAATGTGACAGCTGTAAAACTGAACTGGATCAGATATTGAGTTCTGTGTGCGGGTGTAAAGATGTCTCTCTAGAAGCAGTAGTGAATGCCGTAAAACACGGGGCCGCGACAGTTGATGAAGTTGGTCAGGCAACAGGTGCTGGAATAGACTGTGGAAGATGTAAGATATTAGTGGAAAATGTAATTAAACTGGGAAAATAGACCAGAACAGAAATATGATTTTTAATTGTATTTTCTGATGATAGTTTGGCTTTTACAATTAAAAAGATATTTGATGCAGGCAGAAAAAATTTGATCTAAGGTTTTCTGCCTGTTTTTTCTTATTTAGAAATTTAGGTTTTGAAAGATATATGTTTTAC is a genomic window of Sebaldella sp. S0638 containing:
- a CDS encoding (2Fe-2S)-binding protein, which translates into the protein MAGNRIICEKNNVDYITIRKAMCQDARTKEEVREIAGVCLECDSCKTELDQILSSVCGCKDVSLEAVVNAVKHGAATVDEVGQATGAGIDCGRCKILVENVIKLGK